The proteins below are encoded in one region of Belonocnema kinseyi isolate 2016_QV_RU_SX_M_011 chromosome 5, B_treatae_v1, whole genome shotgun sequence:
- the LOC117173928 gene encoding uncharacterized protein LOC117173928, with amino-acid sequence MKKHSSLVVSRISEVKEHTKEQKLHKNLTSFFITPPEKSDAAVQTDEVESIKTEKFKTISKSINCIDTRNNFSEHNLNSVTIKIEPPSNDFNLEAENFIFRNEPFNDLIPKIQSVPKNLNPESRPVSNSLNIGIIRTPENSTPSLIPDSGFQSQSLTDENPIFEIRSDNRQQSFLDESGKSKLDDSQDSLFQTMEDMFCESDDSSDIMTLIEKHSSLKATVKSPEIVRNLENKFEPRGGQKRKNISNLTSSAASCVKSKKREEEDLVASSPVGFNELKGARYKKKVDEIWLVERVNQTSKLRKTMMEISLMDYRKYGRIKAKFFELFGESDAEETMPDYSPICVEDHLQACKERIAPWIVKHLTPFYKHKRISSRELFKTICRHATDMLIISDTFPEESSVENYMRDFFKNKKSIKTEADIYL; translated from the coding sequence ATTTCTGAAGTGAAAGAACACACAAAAGAACAGAAACTTCACAAAAATCTGACCTCATTTTTCATCACGCCACCCGAAAAATCGGACGCGGCAGTACAAACTGACGAGGTAGAAAGTATCAAAACCGAAAAATTCAAGACaatatcaaaaagtataaattgcaTCGATACGCGGAATAATTTTTCCGAACATAATCTCAATTCCGTGACCATAAAAATCGAACCTCCCTCCAATGATTTTAATCTGGAGGccgagaatttcatttttcgaaatgaaCCCTTCAACGATTTAATTCCCAAAATTCAATCTGTCCCCAAAAATTTAAATCCGGAGTCTCGTCCCGTTTCCAATAGTTTGAATATTGGAATTATTCGCACTCCCGAAAATTCGACACCAAGTTTAATTCCCGACTCGGGCTTCCAATCTCAGAGTTTGACGGATGAGAATCcgatttttgaaataagaagCGATAATCGTCAGCAGAGCTTTCTCGATGAATCGGGAAAATCGAAATTGGATGATTCGCAGGATTCGCTCTTTCAAACGATGGAGGACATGTTTTGCGAGAGCGACGACAGTAGCGACATTATGACTCTGATCGAGAAACATTCGAGTCTGAAAGCGACTGTCAAGTCTCCCGAAATTGTCAGGAATTTGGAGAATAAATTCGAGCCGAGGGGAGGAcagaagagaaaaaatatttcgaatttgacGAGTTCCGCCGCGAGTTGTGTGAAATCGAAGAAGCGAGAGGAAGAAGATTTGGTGGCGAGTTCGCCGGTCGGTTTTAATGAGTTGAAGGGGGCACGGTACAAGAAGAAGGTGGACGAAATTTGGCTTGTCGAGCGGGTCAATCAAACGAGCAAATTGAGGAAGACGATGATGGAAATTTCGTTGATGGATTATCGGAAGTATGGGAGGATTAAGGCCAAGTTTTTCGAATTGTTTGGAGAGTCGGATGCCGAGGAGACGATGCCGGATTATTCTCCGATTTGTGTCGAGGATCATCTTCAGGCTTGCAAGGAGAGAATTGCGCCCTGGATTGTCAAGCATCTCACGCCTTTCTACAAGCACAAGAGAATTTCGAGCAGAGAACTGTTTAAAACTATTTGCCGACACGCTACGGATATGCTCATCATCAGCGATACATTTCCtg